A genome region from Candidatus Aenigmatarchaeota archaeon includes the following:
- a CDS encoding ferredoxin has protein sequence MVVKIKHDRESCIGCGACASICPENWEMAKDGKSKPKKTTLKEVGCNQEAADACPVGCITVIEE, from the coding sequence ATGGTTGTCAAGATAAAACACGATAGAGAATCCTGTATAGGTTGTGGGGCATGTGCATCTATTTGCCCAGAAAATTGGGAAATGGCAAAAGATGGAAAAAGCAAGCCAAAGAAGACAACACTAAAAGAAGTTGGATGCAATCAGGAAGCGGCTGATGCATGTCCTGTTGGTTGTATCACGGTTATAGAGGAATAG